The Branchiostoma lanceolatum isolate klBraLanc5 chromosome 10, klBraLanc5.hap2, whole genome shotgun sequence genome has a window encoding:
- the LOC136443751 gene encoding uncharacterized protein, translated as MGDDSCGGGGGGGGFSDSGGGGFSSGGGGFSDTGGGFSGGGGFSSCGDGGGFSSDTGGGFGGGFDHNSHHTSGGFGHGMHHGGHHGIGGHGFHSQTPHHVSAVGGGTSFYTGPTVGGQNAGAAAVCPFMFAFFFVVSGFIMSVMGWTSSGVFGFSPTLVIGPVFLCLGIVLCMVGCVCYRRRRQEAALQTGQPTVQVVTSSGAPQPGPGGQTMMMHPTTVIGPGGPPQPYPGPTSAAGAVPNPTGPPQPYPAYPPTMPGGYPPAGQPPYPPAAAAPPTGYPPPGQPPYPPAGAPPPPTGGLPPPSGYPPYGAAPPPGTSDVPPPPSYHEVTKEEKN; from the exons ATGGGGGACGATTCTTGTGGCGGAGGAGGGGGTGGTGGGGGTTTTAGCGACAGTGGAGGAGGGGGTTTTAGCAGCGGTGGAGGGGGGTTTAGCGACACAGGAGGGGGGTTCAGTGGTGGAGGGGGGTTCAGTAGTTGCGGGGACGGAGGCGGTTTCAGCTCGGACACTGGCGGAGGGTTTGGTGGAGGCTTCGATCACAACAGCCACCACACAAGCGGCGGGTTCGGCCACGGCATGCACCACGGCGGTCACCACGGGATCGGAGGTCATGGGTTCCATTCCCAGACCCCGCACCACGTGTCCGCAGTCGGCGGCGGTACGAGCTTCTACACCGGGCCGACGGTCGGAGGACAGAACGCCGGCGCGGCCGCAGTCTGTCCGTTTATGTTCGCCTTCTTCTTCGTTGTGTCCGGGTTCATCATGTCCGTGATGGGATGGACCTCCAGCGGAGTGTTCGGGTTCAGTCCTACGCTGGTGATAGGGCCCGTGTTCCTGTGCCTCGGCATCGTGCTCTGCATGGTCGGATGCGTCTGTTACAG GCGCCGCCGCCAGGAGGCTGCCCTTCAGACTGGCCAGCCTACGGTCCaggtggtgacgtcatcaggtgCCCCCCAGCCGGGCCCGGGAGGACAGACCATGATGATGCACCCGACGACAGTCATCGGTCCCGGCGGCCCGCCACAACCATACCCCGGCCCCACCTCGGCGGCGGGGGCGGTCCCCAACCCGACGGGCCCGCCGCAACCATACCCCGCCTACCCTCCGAC CATGCCGGGAGGGTACCCACCGGCGGGGCAGCCCCCCTACCCCCCGGCAGCAGCCGCCCCACCCACGGGGTACCCCCCTCCTGGCCAGCCCCCCTACCCCCCTGCAGGCGCGCCACCACCCCCCACGGGCGGACTGCCACCACCTTCGGGATACCCGCCCTACGGCGCCGCCCCACCCCCGGGAACATCTGACGTTCCCCCACCCCCCTCGTACCACGAAGTCACCAAAGAAGAGAAGAACTGA